Proteins encoded by one window of Anopheles maculipalpis chromosome 2RL, idAnoMacuDA_375_x, whole genome shotgun sequence:
- the LOC126556741 gene encoding serine/threonine-protein kinase Warts, whose protein sequence is MNGKGGKVPLSVARHSTYNAIALEQIKNELMPYETGQALGGSQQLVAPLKRKPSIEKDAPQSPLHMQRTSPALDSGAGSSRSNSPHSQQPFSAAALVVGRSSQYSPSPCPTNFSDAPPIPPPRCSSTPSTPQPPNPMHLLKRMSPASVASGRNGQFGGPASQSPARGSSPIASGGNHQLRQPIIVQNGPQVQQQLSQQMAVYTGNEPPPPYPQQIGPSSPPNYLTSFHSRQSPTQSSSTQSDFRKSPSSGFYSNASIGSSSPITVSQGSGVGGGSGMGGSIQRPIPLQPKPSTVHAPASKAAQHPIIMHSVKSTQVQKPILQTAVAPPAPAGGVSAGGPPPPSYAVSVQHKLNKAASGYATPPPPSPSALAHDGSSSRHPASGPPGGGPPGAPCGSSVVPKQPLRAKPSLPGLQTVLPSNVPGVQQTAGGGTVNGHQSSSPAQPQMLSNSGNNSGSNNGSPNDPPSYDSTMILLQKHSSPKKEPPPAYLLDGGGGTPPPLPPSSHSSAMEMEQQQQQHRNNGGNGSNNHHQSAHQQQQQQQQHHLQHHIHHQQHHNGHNGDGGVVNGSTNGPLSSNPSTNGSSSNSSSSSHNANANTINSNMSSNTNTNANNNIKNSMHNNNHDHHASGLISNAKTSGLSRTVVDDDRLAQHHHHHHHLLHHGVANSTNGLPHSADPKQLPKAPSKSNNGNAGSQHAFTGALKSLGALMGGGGGGSGGQQQQLQQINHHQQQQRIGMATTTAAPAGSGIRSSLMKTVRFPAGNNSNGPSVAAPPYTNGTPGMDHGPPSGSNESSATTPTSTGAPSATAVIGNASSSGGSAGGGSGGGGGGGGGGGGGEDNPRKIKHQSPIPERKNLSKEKEAERSECKVKHYSPQAYKFFMEQHIENVLKSYSQRNFRIKQLESEMSKLDLPEETKIEMRKLLCQKESNYIRLKRAKMDKSMFARIKTIGVGAFGEVTLVKKIDTTNHLYAMKTLRKADVLKRNQVAHVKAERDILAEADNEWVVKLYYSFQDKDNLYFVMDYIPGGDLMSLLIKKGIFEEDLARFYIAELTCAIDSVHKMGFIHRDIKPDNVLIDRKGHIKLTDFGLCTGFRWTHDSKYYQKSDHARQDSMEAWSKFGSEIPPPLERRKFREKNRAKAHSIVGTPNYIAPEVLLRSGYTQLCDWWSVGVILYEMLVGQPPFLANTAEETQIKVINWRQTLRIPAEAQLTPEAKDIILRLCKNEDERIGRNVDEIKSHPFFRTIDFSKDLRSQQALYEPKIKYPTDTSNFDPIDPGRLQDSSSSCDEGGHGNLDEVCDSGKPFHHGFFEFTFRRFFDDECDHKITLDSSEGQAEAIYV, encoded by the exons ATGAATGGAAAAGGCGGCAAAGTTCCGTTGTCAGTGGCGCGCCACTCGACATACAACGCGATAGCACTGGAGCAGATCAAGAACGAGTTGATGCCGTACGAAACTGGTCAAGCTTTGGGTGGTAGTCAGCAG CTCGTCGCACCGTTGAAGCGCAAACCGAGCATCGAGAAGGATGCACCGCAATCGCCGCTGCACATGCAGCGCACCAGCCCGGCCCTCGATTCCGGTGCCGGCAGCTCGCGCTCCAATAGTCCCCACTCGCAGCAACCGTTCTCGGCGGCGGCGCTGGTGGTCGGACGCAGCTCACAATACTCGCCATCGCCCTGTCCGACCAACTTTAGCGATGCACCACCGATACCGCCACCGCGCTGCTCCTCCACACCGTCCACTCCTCAGCCCCCGAACCCGATGCATCTGCTGAAGCGCATGTCACCGGCCTCGGTTGCATCCGGCCGGAATGGGCAGTTTGGGGGGCCAGCCTCACAATCACCTGCCCGCGGTTCGTCACCGATTGCCAGTGGCGGAAACCATCAGCTACGGCAACCGATCATCGTGCAGAATGGGCCGCaagtgcagcagcagcttagTCAGCAGATGGCAGTGTACACAGGGaacgaaccaccaccaccgtacccACAGCAGATAGGACCATCGTCACCGCCCAACTACCTGACATCGTTTCACAGCCGGCAAAGTCCAACGCAATCCTCATCGACGCAGTCGGACTTTCGCAAAAGTCCCAGTTCGGGCTTTTACTCGAACGCATCGATCGGTTCATCGAGCCCGATTACCGTTTCGCAGGGTAGTGGGGTTGGTGGTGGAAGCGGGATGGGTGGTTCTATACAGCGACCAATACCGCTGCAACCGAAACCGTCCACCGTGCATGCACCCGCTTCGAAAGCGGCCCAGCATCCGATCATCATGCATTCGGTGAAATCGACGCAAGTCCAGAAGCCAATTCTACAAACGGCCGTCGCACCACCTGCACCGGCCGGTGGAGTTTCTGCCGGTggtccaccaccaccttcGTACGCCGTTTCGGTACAGCACAAGTTGAATAAGGCGGCATCCGGGTATGCTACACCGCCACCACCTTCTCCATCGGCCCTAGCGCACGATGGTAGTTCTAGCCGGCACCCTGCAAGTGGACCACCAGGAGGAGGACCTCCGGGAGCGCCCTGCGGTAGCAGTGTCGTTCCGAAGCAACCACTGCGAGCGAAACCTTCGCTGCCCGGGCTACAAACCGTGCTTCCTTCCAATGTGCCAGGCGTGCAGCAGACTGCCGGTGGTGGTACTGTGAATGGTCATCAATCGTCGTCACCCGCCCAACCCCAGATGCTGTCGAATAGTGGTAACAATAGCGGTAGCAACAACGGATCTCCCAACGATCCACCGTCGTATGATTCGACCATGATACTGCTGCAAAAACATTCATCGCCGAAGAAAGAACCACCGCCGGCATATCTgctggatggtggtggtgggacaCCACCTCCATTACCACCCTCATCTCATTCGTCCGCGATGGAAatggagcagcaacagcagcagcatcgaaaCAATGGCGGTAATGGAAGTAATAATCATCACCAGTCagcacatcagcagcagcagcagcagcagcagcaccatctgCAGCACCATattcaccatcagcagcatcataaCGGGCACAATGGTGACGGTGGTGTTGTGAATGGCAGTACGAACGGTCCCTTGTCCAGCAACCCCAGTACcaacggtagcagcagcaacagcagcagcagtagtcaTAACGCGAACGCTAACACTATTAACAGTAATATGAGTAGTAACACTAACAcaaatgcaaataataatataaaaaatagtaTGCACAACAATAACCACGATCATCATGCGAGCGGACTGATCAGCAATGCGAAAACGTCCGGTTTATCGCGAACGGTGGTAGATGACGATCGGCTAGcgcaacaccaccatcatcaccatcatctgcTGCATCATGGTGTGGCCAACAGCACCAATGGGCTGCCACATTCGGCCGATCCGAAACAATTGCCAAAAGCGCcgtcaaaatcaaacaacggGAATGCTGGCTCACAGCACGCTTTTACTGGTGCGCTTAAAAGTCTTGGTGCACTGatgggaggaggaggaggaggaagcggtggacagcaacagcagctgcaacaaataaaccatcaccaacaacagcaacgcaTCGGCATGGCAACAACGACAGCGGCACCTGCTGGCAGTGGCATTCGAAGTAGTCTCATGAAAACGGTTCGTTTTCCGGCTGGAAACAATAGTAATGGACCGTCGGTGGCAGCGCCACCCTACACGAACGGTACGCCCGGCATGGATCATGGACCACCGAGCGGTAGTAATGAATCTTCCGCCACAACACCAACCTCAACGGGAGCACCGAGTGCGACGGCAGTCATTGGAAATGCTTCGTCTAGCGGTGGTAGTGCTGGAGGCGgaagcggtggtggtggtggtggtggcggtggcggggGAGGTGGTGAGGATAATCCACgcaaaattaaacatcaaTCTCCCATCCCGGAGCGCAAGAACCTATcgaaggaaaaggaagcgGAAAGGTCCGAATGTAAGGTGAAACACTACTCGCCCCAAGCGTACAAGTTCTTCATGGAGCAACACATCGAGAATGTGCTGAAATCCTACTCCCAGCGCAACTTCCGCATTAAGCAACTCGAAAGTGAAATGTCCAAGCTTGATCTGCCGGAAGAAACGAAGATCGAAATGCGCAAGCTGCTCTGCCAGAAGGAAAGCAACTACATCCGGTTAAAGCGTGCCAAGATGGATAAATCGATGTTTGCGAGAATTAAAACGATCGGCGTGGGTGCGTTCGGTGAGGTGACGCTGGTAAAGAAGATCGACACGACCAACCATCTGTACGCTATGAAAACGTTACGCAAAGCGGACGTACTGAAGCGTAATCAGGTTGCGCACGTTAAGGCGGAGCGGGACATTTTGGCGGAGGCAGATAATGAGTGGGTGGTGAAGCTGTACTATAGCTTTCAGGACAAGGATAATCTTTACTTCGTGATGGATTACATACCGg GTGGAGATCTCATGTCGTTGCTAATCAAGAAAGGAATATTTGAGGAAGATTTGGCCCGGTTCTACATCGCCGAACTGACGTGCGCGATTGATAGCGTGCATAAAATGGGTTTCATTCATCG AGACATCAAGCCAGATAATGTGCTGATCGATCGTAAGGGACACATCAAGCTAACGGATTTCGGTCTCTGCACCGGTTTCCGCTGGACGCACGATTCAAAGTACTATCAAAAGAGCG ACCATGCAAGGCAAGACTCGATGGAGGCGTGGAGCAAATTTGGTTCGGAAATTCCCCCACCGTTGGAAAG GCGAAAGTTCCGGGAGAAAAACCGTGCCAAAGCACACTCAATCGTCGGTACGCCCAACTACATCGCACCGGAGGTGTTGCTGCGAAGCGGCTACACGCAGCTGTGTGATTGGTGGAGCGTCGGCGTCATACTGTACGAGATGCTAGTCGGACAGCCTCCCTTTTTGGCAAACACAGCAGAGGAAACACAGATTAAG GTTATTAACTGGCGGCAAACGTTGCGCATACCGGCGGAAGCGCAACTGACACCGGAAGCGAAGGACATTATACTGCGGCTGTGCAAAAACGAGGACGAACGGATCGGCCGAAATGTGGACGAAATCAAATCGCACCCATTCTTCCGCACGATCGACTTTAGCAAGGACCTGCGCAGCCAGCAGGCACTGTACGAACCGAAAATCAAGTACCCGACCGATACGTCCAACTTTGACCCGATCGATCCGGGCCGGTTGCAGGATTCGTCCTCGTCGTGCGACGAGGGTGGGCACGGCAATTTGGACGAGGTGTGCGACAGTGGGAAACCGTTTCATCACGGGTTCTTTGAGTTTACCTTCCGCCGATTTTTCGACGACGAATGTGATCACAAAATCACGCTCGACTCGAGCGAGGGACAGGCGGAAGCTatttatgtataa